A stretch of Anolis sagrei isolate rAnoSag1 chromosome X, rAnoSag1.mat, whole genome shotgun sequence DNA encodes these proteins:
- the NHSL3 gene encoding NHS-like protein 3 isoform X3, whose amino-acid sequence MVVFLGRNLPSLLALFKKKGAAAKAENERRLSVQYKAGEEQPDNVFFPSSRTPHLEQLHYQAQAGLRSLQDQEKHKQTKRAWDHSDASSIQSSPSSIEGDDISIRSQTPSCTTETTSEDALSVRSEMIQRKGSTFRPHDSFPKSGKGEKRRRERRTTVLGLPHHVQKELGLSNGYDPKKRPGSIAVRSTPSPQPLANGGQVAGNTILIPTIDGKLQPAAVPTGGARVSLQALEVKTAAMAPTATLSAAESALQRHIDRVYYDDSLLGRKTEAKLSPLVMRPKSLAVPWMTTQPGSPELLGPVMSISPQGTYLSKIIPNAVMPPMVDVIALSRNRVRTLSRCSLSTASPSPSVRSVGLFPPLPRSREHSSSSDNWSHSQSTETIVSNTSTISSHGGKKDNSDSGPNSQASRQHEPDQLSTYSSVSGTGSRVGAIPASPSLLGVTRLPGGSGGGSSGRASPAYSTGSVADSSDSVSLRSDRSSTRSVSLRKMKRAPAPPRRTYSLHQKAQQLEAEGAPRAMGLPPKPDRRPAHNNNSEVWVVGQQVSLSLTGEDEVFSPSCPSESSSLACSPDISHRSPITVDKLREAEELRAAEHQGLPSKNSSPDRFGRTMSPSSGYSSQSGTPTLHAKSPLGQASSPGKKRPQPKKPERVCSLQSPTAGLSVSSSLTSLSSSTSDSATVPLSAVVTDGTMLNKAERFIIPPHPKVPAPTCLPPTKVQPAEPKTDNVAITNMQKPRNGSPPPSPPPAYHPPPPPAKKPESSLEAPAALATAVPNPLEVVADAPPDSLWPPPPPPVPEEQDLSMADFPPPDEEYFLLLSPESQPVATAKEMPSTNGTDGPPLGVPPTNQRAVSAGEDAPTSLPSSSSTMASSKSQQQGVPGDSPLPASTPEPPPPPKLPAAMAELPTAQKNHHKPPATVSSSSVPSPTTFQAPSNLKKPANGLHPDLKKEPAARSKSSSVPKEDANLPIVTPSLLQMVRLRSVNMDAHGPAAVPTIGKPLAEQNGPSMGINGKTGPQQPTAPQKPIRKSLSLRGHPSVSKEGASSNPMHNAVRLKASTLSSRDTPGLGAAVERKAGNRMTLPAFPTSTLSAAGEVKDSPASPLHKSPASTASFIFARSPKKLVIESSSSPEAQANLQKNLVAELMTVSGQRSVAAPGLHHQASGKATGEKVQKVPPPIAKKPLLGPGHLQPPRSPRSTGAEELSSPLAVFGERTKNSGSGSQAVMAGANGAAPSTVPGAPLQSPPAQDPRQEMA is encoded by the exons TCTTCTCCGTCATCCATAGAAGGCGACGACATCTCGATCCGGAGCCAGACGCCATCATGCACCACGGAAACTACCTCCGAAGATGCCCTCTCTGTTCGCTCCGAGATGATCCAGCGCAAAG GTTCTACTTTCCGGCCGCATGATTCGTTTCCGAAAtctgggaagggagagaagaggaggagagagaggaggaccaCAGTCCTGGGGCTACCCCATCATGTGCAGAAGGAACTTG GCCTGAGCAATGGCTACGATCCAAAGAAACGCCCGGGCAGCATCGCAGTCAGATCCACCCCCAGTCCGCAGCCCCTGGCAAACGGTGGCCAGGTGGCCGGCAACACCATCCTCATCCCCACCATCGATGGCAAGCTCCAGCCGGCCGCTGTCCCCACAGGCGGTGCCCGCGTCTCCCTCCAGGCCCTTGAGGTAAAGACAGCAGCGATGGCACCAACAGCGACATTATCTGCAGCGGAGTCTGCCCTACAGCGCCACATTGACCGCGTCTATTATGACGACTCACTTCTGGGCCGCAAAACGGAGGCCAAGCTCTCCCCACTGGTGATGAGACCCAAATCGCTGGCCGTTCCCTGGATGACTACACAGCCGGGCTCTCCGGAGCTCCTGGGCCCAGTCATGTCCATCTCCCCACAGGGCACCTACCTATCCAAGATCATCCCCAATGCCGTCATGCCTCCCATGGTGGACGTCATTGCGCTCTCCCGCAACCGGGTGCGCACTCTCAGCCGCTGCAGTCTCTCTACGGCCAGCCCATCCCCATCAGTGCGCTCTGTGGGCCTTTTCCCCCCGTTGCCCCGCAGCCGGGAGCACTCCTCCTCCAGTGACAACTGGAGCCATTCCCAGTCAACTGAGACCATCGTCTCCAACACTTCTACCATCTCCTCCCATGGTGGGAAGAAGGACAACAGCGACTCAGGGCCTAACAGCCAGGCCTCCAGGCAGCATGAACCAGACCAGCTCAGCACCTACAGCTCTGTCAGCGGCACTGGCTCCAGGGTTGGTGCCATCCCTGCTTCTCCCAGCCTTTTGGGAGTGACACGGCTTCCAGGCGGAAGTGGTGGTGGCAGCAGCGGGCGGGCTTCTCCAGCATACAGCACCGGCAGCGTAGCGGACAGTTCGGACAGCGTGAGCCTGCGGAGCGACCGCTCCTCGACCCGCAGCGTCTCCCTCCGGAAGATGAAGAGAGCCCCTGCTCCCCCCCGCCGAACCTACTCTTTGCACCAAAAGGCTCAGCAGCTGGAGGCCGAAGGGGCACCCAGAGCCATGGGGTTGCCTCCAAAGCCAGACCGCCGTCCAGCTCATAACAACAATAGTGAGGTGTGGGTTGTGGGGCAGCAAGTGAGCCTCAGTTTGACGGGTGAGGATGAGGTCTTCTCCCCATCTTGCCCGAGCGAGAGCAGCAGcttggcttgttctccagacatctCCCACCGAAGCCCCATCACTGTGGACAAACTCCGTGAGGCAGAGGAGCTGAGGGCGGCTGAACACCAGGGGCTCCCTTCCAAGAACAGCTCTCCTGACCGCTTTGGCCGCACTATGTCTCCCTCCAGTGGCTACTCCAGCCAGAGTGGGACGCCCACCCTCCATGCCAAGAGTCCCCTGGGCCAGGCCTCCTCGCCGGGGAAGAAGCGGCCACAACCAAAGAAGCCGGAACGGGTTTGCTCTCTCCAATCCCCAACAGCGGGGCTCTCCGTCTCCTCCTCATTGACCTCCTTGTCCTCTTCCACCTCGGATTCGGCGACAGTCCCGCTGTCGGCTGTCGTCACTGATGGCACCATGTTGAACAAAGCAGAGCGTTTCATCATTCCTCCTCACCCCAAGGTCCCAGCTCCCACCTGCCTTCCACCCACCAAGGTCCAACCAGCTGAGCCAAAAACTGACAATGTGGCAATCACCAACATGCAGAAACCCAGAAATGGCTCTCCTCCTCCGTCGCCTCCTCCTGCCTACCACCCGCCAccaccccctgcaaagaagcctGAGTCAAGTTTGGAAGCCCCCGCTGCTCTTGCTACTGCTGTTCCCAATCCTTTGGAGGTTGTTGCAGATGCTCCTCCGGATTCCCTGTGGCCCCCTCCGCCGCCTCCAGTACCAGAGGAACAGGATCTCTCAATGGCCGACTTTCCTCCCCCGGATGAGGAGTATTTTTTGCTGCTATCACCAGAATCACAGCCAGTGGCAACGGCCAAGGAAATGCCTTCCACCAATGGTACTGATGGGCCACCCCTTGGGGTTCCACCAACCAACCAAAGAGCCGTGTCTGCAGGGGAGGACGCGCCCACCTctctgccttcctcctcctccaccatggcGTCCTCAAAGAGCCAACAGCAAGGAGTCCCAGGCGACTCACCACTGCCAGCTTCTACGCCAGAGCCCCCTCCACCCCCCAAGCTCCCAGCAGCGATGGCAGAATTGCCCACTGCCCAGAAAAACCACCACAAGCCTCCGGCCACAGTGTCATCATCATCTGTGCCCTCACCCACTACCTTCCAAGCTCCGTCAAACCTCAAGAAGCCGGCCAATGGCCTCCACCCTGATCTGAAGAAGGAGCCGGCTGCTCGGAGCAAGAGCAGCTCTGTGCCAAAGGAAGATGCTAATCTGCCCATTGTCACACCCTCCCTGCTGCAGATGGTGCGCTTGCGCTCGGTCAACATGGATGCCCATGGTCCGGCAGCTGTCCCGACAATAGGCAAACCGTTAGCTGAGCAGAATGGCCCGAGCATGGGGATCAATGGCAAAACAGGGCCACAGCAGCCCACTGCCCCCCAGAAACCTATCCGGAAGTCCCTCTCCTTGAGGGGCCACCCGTCTGtgtctaaagaaggagcctcctcaaACCCTATGCACAACGCAGTGCGCTTGAAGGCCTCCACCTTGTCTTCTAGAGACACGCCAGGCCTTGGAGCGGCGGTGGAGAGGAAGGCTGGGAATCGGATGACATTGCCTGCGTTCCCCACTTCGACTCTCTCTGCAGCCGGCGAGGTGAAGGATAGCCCAGCATCCCCGCTACACAAATCCCCGGCATCTACGGCCAGCTTTATCTTTGCAAGGAGCCCCAAGAAACTAGTGATCGAGAGCTCGTCTTCTCCGGAAGCCCAGGCCAACTTGCAGAAGAATCTGGTAGCCGAATTGATGACCGTCTCTGGCCAGCGGTCCGTGGCAGCCCCAGGGCTTCATCACCAGGCCTCTGGGAAGGCTACAGGCGAGAAAGTCCAGAAGGTGCCCCCTCCCATCGCCAAGAAGCCTTTGCTCGGACCGGGCCACTTGCAGCCCCCCAGGAGCCCAAGGTCAACAGGAGCCGAGGAGCTGAGCTCCCCACTGGCGGTGTTTGGGGAGAGGACTAAGAACAGCGGGTCTGGTAGCCAGGCGGTCATGGCGGGGGCTAATGGAGCCGCCCCCTCCACAGTGCCAGGAGCCCCGCTGCagagtcccccagcacaag ACCCACGGCAGGAGATGGCGTGA
- the NHSL3 gene encoding NHS-like protein 3 isoform X2, whose amino-acid sequence MGNSYRKRNPPTTKGTWSFWNFGRPERVKTGAAAKAENERRLSVQYKAGEEQPDNVFFPSSRTPHLEQLHYQAQAGLRSLQDQEKHKQTKRAWDHSDASSIQSSPSSIEGDDISIRSQTPSCTTETTSEDALSVRSEMIQRKGSTFRPHDSFPKSGKGEKRRRERRTTVLGLPHHVQKELGLSNGYDPKKRPGSIAVRSTPSPQPLANGGQVAGNTILIPTIDGKLQPAAVPTGGARVSLQALEVKTAAMAPTATLSAAESALQRHIDRVYYDDSLLGRKTEAKLSPLVMRPKSLAVPWMTTQPGSPELLGPVMSISPQGTYLSKIIPNAVMPPMVDVIALSRNRVRTLSRCSLSTASPSPSVRSVGLFPPLPRSREHSSSSDNWSHSQSTETIVSNTSTISSHGGKKDNSDSGPNSQASRQHEPDQLSTYSSVSGTGSRVGAIPASPSLLGVTRLPGGSGGGSSGRASPAYSTGSVADSSDSVSLRSDRSSTRSVSLRKMKRAPAPPRRTYSLHQKAQQLEAEGAPRAMGLPPKPDRRPAHNNNSEVWVVGQQVSLSLTGEDEVFSPSCPSESSSLACSPDISHRSPITVDKLREAEELRAAEHQGLPSKNSSPDRFGRTMSPSSGYSSQSGTPTLHAKSPLGQASSPGKKRPQPKKPERVCSLQSPTAGLSVSSSLTSLSSSTSDSATVPLSAVVTDGTMLNKAERFIIPPHPKVPAPTCLPPTKVQPAEPKTDNVAITNMQKPRNGSPPPSPPPAYHPPPPPAKKPESSLEAPAALATAVPNPLEVVADAPPDSLWPPPPPPVPEEQDLSMADFPPPDEEYFLLLSPESQPVATAKEMPSTNGTDGPPLGVPPTNQRAVSAGEDAPTSLPSSSSTMASSKSQQQGVPGDSPLPASTPEPPPPPKLPAAMAELPTAQKNHHKPPATVSSSSVPSPTTFQAPSNLKKPANGLHPDLKKEPAARSKSSSVPKEDANLPIVTPSLLQMVRLRSVNMDAHGPAAVPTIGKPLAEQNGPSMGINGKTGPQQPTAPQKPIRKSLSLRGHPSVSKEGASSNPMHNAVRLKASTLSSRDTPGLGAAVERKAGNRMTLPAFPTSTLSAAGEVKDSPASPLHKSPASTASFIFARSPKKLVIESSSSPEAQANLQKNLVAELMTVSGQRSVAAPGLHHQASGKATGEKVQKVPPPIAKKPLLGPGHLQPPRSPRSTGAEELSSPLAVFGERTKNSGSGSQAVMAGANGAAPSTVPGAPLQSPPAQDPRQEMA is encoded by the exons TCTTCTCCGTCATCCATAGAAGGCGACGACATCTCGATCCGGAGCCAGACGCCATCATGCACCACGGAAACTACCTCCGAAGATGCCCTCTCTGTTCGCTCCGAGATGATCCAGCGCAAAG GTTCTACTTTCCGGCCGCATGATTCGTTTCCGAAAtctgggaagggagagaagaggaggagagagaggaggaccaCAGTCCTGGGGCTACCCCATCATGTGCAGAAGGAACTTG GCCTGAGCAATGGCTACGATCCAAAGAAACGCCCGGGCAGCATCGCAGTCAGATCCACCCCCAGTCCGCAGCCCCTGGCAAACGGTGGCCAGGTGGCCGGCAACACCATCCTCATCCCCACCATCGATGGCAAGCTCCAGCCGGCCGCTGTCCCCACAGGCGGTGCCCGCGTCTCCCTCCAGGCCCTTGAGGTAAAGACAGCAGCGATGGCACCAACAGCGACATTATCTGCAGCGGAGTCTGCCCTACAGCGCCACATTGACCGCGTCTATTATGACGACTCACTTCTGGGCCGCAAAACGGAGGCCAAGCTCTCCCCACTGGTGATGAGACCCAAATCGCTGGCCGTTCCCTGGATGACTACACAGCCGGGCTCTCCGGAGCTCCTGGGCCCAGTCATGTCCATCTCCCCACAGGGCACCTACCTATCCAAGATCATCCCCAATGCCGTCATGCCTCCCATGGTGGACGTCATTGCGCTCTCCCGCAACCGGGTGCGCACTCTCAGCCGCTGCAGTCTCTCTACGGCCAGCCCATCCCCATCAGTGCGCTCTGTGGGCCTTTTCCCCCCGTTGCCCCGCAGCCGGGAGCACTCCTCCTCCAGTGACAACTGGAGCCATTCCCAGTCAACTGAGACCATCGTCTCCAACACTTCTACCATCTCCTCCCATGGTGGGAAGAAGGACAACAGCGACTCAGGGCCTAACAGCCAGGCCTCCAGGCAGCATGAACCAGACCAGCTCAGCACCTACAGCTCTGTCAGCGGCACTGGCTCCAGGGTTGGTGCCATCCCTGCTTCTCCCAGCCTTTTGGGAGTGACACGGCTTCCAGGCGGAAGTGGTGGTGGCAGCAGCGGGCGGGCTTCTCCAGCATACAGCACCGGCAGCGTAGCGGACAGTTCGGACAGCGTGAGCCTGCGGAGCGACCGCTCCTCGACCCGCAGCGTCTCCCTCCGGAAGATGAAGAGAGCCCCTGCTCCCCCCCGCCGAACCTACTCTTTGCACCAAAAGGCTCAGCAGCTGGAGGCCGAAGGGGCACCCAGAGCCATGGGGTTGCCTCCAAAGCCAGACCGCCGTCCAGCTCATAACAACAATAGTGAGGTGTGGGTTGTGGGGCAGCAAGTGAGCCTCAGTTTGACGGGTGAGGATGAGGTCTTCTCCCCATCTTGCCCGAGCGAGAGCAGCAGcttggcttgttctccagacatctCCCACCGAAGCCCCATCACTGTGGACAAACTCCGTGAGGCAGAGGAGCTGAGGGCGGCTGAACACCAGGGGCTCCCTTCCAAGAACAGCTCTCCTGACCGCTTTGGCCGCACTATGTCTCCCTCCAGTGGCTACTCCAGCCAGAGTGGGACGCCCACCCTCCATGCCAAGAGTCCCCTGGGCCAGGCCTCCTCGCCGGGGAAGAAGCGGCCACAACCAAAGAAGCCGGAACGGGTTTGCTCTCTCCAATCCCCAACAGCGGGGCTCTCCGTCTCCTCCTCATTGACCTCCTTGTCCTCTTCCACCTCGGATTCGGCGACAGTCCCGCTGTCGGCTGTCGTCACTGATGGCACCATGTTGAACAAAGCAGAGCGTTTCATCATTCCTCCTCACCCCAAGGTCCCAGCTCCCACCTGCCTTCCACCCACCAAGGTCCAACCAGCTGAGCCAAAAACTGACAATGTGGCAATCACCAACATGCAGAAACCCAGAAATGGCTCTCCTCCTCCGTCGCCTCCTCCTGCCTACCACCCGCCAccaccccctgcaaagaagcctGAGTCAAGTTTGGAAGCCCCCGCTGCTCTTGCTACTGCTGTTCCCAATCCTTTGGAGGTTGTTGCAGATGCTCCTCCGGATTCCCTGTGGCCCCCTCCGCCGCCTCCAGTACCAGAGGAACAGGATCTCTCAATGGCCGACTTTCCTCCCCCGGATGAGGAGTATTTTTTGCTGCTATCACCAGAATCACAGCCAGTGGCAACGGCCAAGGAAATGCCTTCCACCAATGGTACTGATGGGCCACCCCTTGGGGTTCCACCAACCAACCAAAGAGCCGTGTCTGCAGGGGAGGACGCGCCCACCTctctgccttcctcctcctccaccatggcGTCCTCAAAGAGCCAACAGCAAGGAGTCCCAGGCGACTCACCACTGCCAGCTTCTACGCCAGAGCCCCCTCCACCCCCCAAGCTCCCAGCAGCGATGGCAGAATTGCCCACTGCCCAGAAAAACCACCACAAGCCTCCGGCCACAGTGTCATCATCATCTGTGCCCTCACCCACTACCTTCCAAGCTCCGTCAAACCTCAAGAAGCCGGCCAATGGCCTCCACCCTGATCTGAAGAAGGAGCCGGCTGCTCGGAGCAAGAGCAGCTCTGTGCCAAAGGAAGATGCTAATCTGCCCATTGTCACACCCTCCCTGCTGCAGATGGTGCGCTTGCGCTCGGTCAACATGGATGCCCATGGTCCGGCAGCTGTCCCGACAATAGGCAAACCGTTAGCTGAGCAGAATGGCCCGAGCATGGGGATCAATGGCAAAACAGGGCCACAGCAGCCCACTGCCCCCCAGAAACCTATCCGGAAGTCCCTCTCCTTGAGGGGCCACCCGTCTGtgtctaaagaaggagcctcctcaaACCCTATGCACAACGCAGTGCGCTTGAAGGCCTCCACCTTGTCTTCTAGAGACACGCCAGGCCTTGGAGCGGCGGTGGAGAGGAAGGCTGGGAATCGGATGACATTGCCTGCGTTCCCCACTTCGACTCTCTCTGCAGCCGGCGAGGTGAAGGATAGCCCAGCATCCCCGCTACACAAATCCCCGGCATCTACGGCCAGCTTTATCTTTGCAAGGAGCCCCAAGAAACTAGTGATCGAGAGCTCGTCTTCTCCGGAAGCCCAGGCCAACTTGCAGAAGAATCTGGTAGCCGAATTGATGACCGTCTCTGGCCAGCGGTCCGTGGCAGCCCCAGGGCTTCATCACCAGGCCTCTGGGAAGGCTACAGGCGAGAAAGTCCAGAAGGTGCCCCCTCCCATCGCCAAGAAGCCTTTGCTCGGACCGGGCCACTTGCAGCCCCCCAGGAGCCCAAGGTCAACAGGAGCCGAGGAGCTGAGCTCCCCACTGGCGGTGTTTGGGGAGAGGACTAAGAACAGCGGGTCTGGTAGCCAGGCGGTCATGGCGGGGGCTAATGGAGCCGCCCCCTCCACAGTGCCAGGAGCCCCGCTGCagagtcccccagcacaag ACCCACGGCAGGAGATGGCGTGA